A stretch of the Agromyces larvae genome encodes the following:
- a CDS encoding TadE/TadG family type IV pilus assembly protein, whose amino-acid sequence MTWLTRPTRPTRPTRLTRIRPGARRLLAEERGSAVAEFVLVSILLTTLALAVVQLALALHVRNTLLDAAAEGARYAAIAGTTDGEGAERTRDLIAAALGDAYGRDISVERTDDGAGPTVAVTVRATLPVVGLLGLDRGLEVTGHAAVELLE is encoded by the coding sequence CTGACCTGGCTCACCCGGCCGACCCGGCCGACCCGGCCGACCCGGCTCACTCGGATCCGGCCGGGCGCACGGCGGCTCCTCGCGGAGGAGCGCGGGTCGGCGGTCGCCGAGTTCGTGCTCGTGAGCATCCTGCTCACCACGCTCGCGCTCGCCGTCGTGCAGCTCGCGCTCGCCCTGCACGTGCGGAACACCCTGCTCGACGCGGCCGCCGAGGGCGCCAGGTACGCGGCGATCGCCGGCACCACCGACGGCGAGGGGGCGGAACGCACCCGCGACCTGATCGCGGCCGCGCTCGGCGACGCGTACGGGCGCGACATCAGCGTCGAGCGAACCGACGACGGCGCAGGCCCGACCGTGGCGGTCACGGTGCGCGCGACCCTGCCCGTCGTCGGGCTGCTCGGCCTCGATCGCGGGCTGGAGGTGACCGGCCATGCCGCCGTCGAGCTCTTGGAGTGA
- a CDS encoding type II secretion system F family protein has protein sequence MTVAAAALALGAALGAGLWLMLSAVPRLGRPRLMERVAPYVADLSSGARDLLDRRPADPAPVLGLVAAPVVEATRSAVAAIGGGDEVIVKRLRQAGSTTTVAGFRGQQLASAVIGFVVAGALAVASPGFATMPTIARIVVPFVVAALAAVGRDWLLQHAAARRQARISAELPTVLEFLALSLTAGEGMLDALRRVARAGSGELPREFAGVIAAVGTGVPLADALAELRDALDHPALTRAVDQILGALDRGAPLAAVLTAQAGDAREEAKRRIIELAGRKEIAMLVPLIFLILPITVAFALFPGYVVLQTGF, from the coding sequence ATGACCGTCGCTGCCGCCGCCCTCGCGCTCGGCGCCGCGCTCGGCGCGGGCCTCTGGCTGATGCTGTCGGCGGTGCCCCGGCTCGGCAGGCCCCGTCTGATGGAACGCGTCGCGCCGTACGTCGCCGACCTGTCGAGCGGGGCCCGAGACCTCCTCGACCGCCGGCCCGCCGACCCCGCCCCGGTGCTCGGGCTCGTGGCCGCGCCGGTCGTCGAGGCGACGCGCTCCGCGGTCGCAGCGATCGGCGGCGGCGACGAGGTCATCGTGAAGCGTCTGCGCCAGGCCGGCTCGACCACGACCGTGGCGGGCTTCCGCGGGCAACAGCTCGCGAGCGCCGTCATCGGGTTCGTCGTCGCCGGTGCGCTCGCGGTCGCGAGCCCCGGCTTCGCGACGATGCCGACGATCGCTCGCATCGTCGTGCCCTTCGTCGTCGCGGCCCTCGCCGCGGTCGGGCGCGACTGGCTGCTGCAGCACGCCGCCGCACGCCGTCAGGCCCGCATCTCGGCCGAACTGCCGACCGTGCTCGAGTTCCTCGCCCTCAGCCTCACCGCCGGCGAGGGCATGCTCGACGCGCTCCGCCGCGTCGCACGCGCCGGCTCGGGGGAACTGCCACGCGAGTTCGCGGGGGTCATCGCCGCCGTCGGCACCGGGGTTCCGCTCGCCGATGCGCTCGCCGAGCTCCGCGACGCGCTCGACCATCCGGCGCTCACCCGCGCCGTCGACCAGATCCTCGGCGCGCTCGACCGCGGTGCACCGCTGGCCGCCGTGCTGACCGCCCAGGCGGGCGACGCCCGCGAAGAGGCCAAGCGCCGCATCATCGAACTCGCCGGTCGCAAAGAGATCGCGATGCTGGTGCCGCTGATCTTCCTCATCCTGCCGATCACCGTCGCATTCGCCCTCTTCCCCGGCTACGTCGTGCTGCAGACGGGTTTCTGA
- a CDS encoding type II secretion system F family protein produces the protein MSLVLGAALGLGLLLMLSPLIWPASPDAPAARRPAGSRIRDELRLAGLGGVPIAVVALVTALLGLAAGAVVYAVFSLPMLSAVAAVLGSLLVPVLVHRRASRRRAANRAVWPEVVDHLVASVRAGVSLPDGVAALADLGPAATRPDFAAFATDYARTGSFSVALDRLKAALADPVADRLVETLRMAREVGGGELTTVLRNLARYLREDAALRGELRARQSWIRNAARLGVAAPWVLLVVLATKPETIAAYDSAAGSVLLLVGVTVSFVAYRAMIALGRLPEERRWFR, from the coding sequence ATGAGCCTCGTGCTCGGCGCCGCGCTCGGCCTCGGGCTGCTGCTCATGCTGTCGCCGCTGATCTGGCCCGCATCACCCGATGCACCCGCCGCGCGTCGTCCCGCGGGCAGCCGGATCCGCGACGAACTGCGGCTCGCGGGTCTCGGGGGTGTGCCCATCGCGGTGGTCGCGCTCGTCACCGCGCTGCTCGGGCTGGCGGCGGGGGCGGTCGTGTACGCCGTGTTCTCGTTGCCGATGCTGTCCGCGGTCGCCGCCGTGCTCGGCTCGCTGCTCGTGCCCGTGCTCGTGCACCGGCGGGCGAGCCGACGTCGTGCCGCGAACCGCGCGGTGTGGCCCGAGGTGGTCGACCACCTCGTCGCCTCGGTGCGGGCCGGCGTCTCGCTGCCCGACGGCGTGGCGGCGCTCGCCGACCTCGGCCCGGCGGCGACCCGGCCCGACTTCGCGGCGTTCGCGACCGACTACGCACGAACCGGCAGCTTCTCGGTCGCGCTCGACCGGCTGAAGGCCGCGCTCGCCGACCCCGTGGCAGATCGGCTCGTCGAGACCCTGCGCATGGCTCGAGAGGTCGGCGGCGGCGAACTCACCACCGTCCTTCGCAACCTCGCGAGGTACCTGCGCGAGGACGCGGCGCTCCGCGGCGAACTGCGCGCCCGGCAGTCGTGGATCCGCAACGCCGCCCGGCTCGGCGTCGCCGCGCCGTGGGTGCTGCTCGTGGTGCTCGCGACGAAACCCGAGACGATCGCCGCCTACGACAGCGCTGCGGGCAGCGTGCTGCTGCTCGTCGGCGTCACCGTCAGCTTCGTCGCCTACCGGGCGATGATCGCGCTCGGCCGACTGCCCGAAGAGCGCAGGTGGTTCCGATGA
- a CDS encoding CpaF family protein has product MTDPVRTIADRVRSRVLRDGVDLADDDRIAARYAREEVRRYSEKALAGAHRGLDDESGAEREVVAALTGYGPLQPFFDDPSVEEIWINGPTRVFVARDGVAELTTVVLGDREVRELVERMLQHSGRRVDLSSPFVDASLPDGSRLHVVIPDVTRRHWAVNIRKFQRGLRSLGQLVELGSLTPQAAEFLRMSVLAGANVLVSGATHTGKTTMLNAMLAAIRPGERVVTVEETFELDLDVRDVVAMQCRQPSLEGTGEITLRRLVKEALRMRPDRLVVGEVREAESLDLLIALNSGVPGMCTIHANSAADALTKLCTLPLLAGRNIDSAFVVPTVAGAIDLVVHLAIDRHGRRRVEQISTPTGRVVDGLVETALLFALRDGRLAATGARPTRLAKYRQAGLDPDAVLGAVA; this is encoded by the coding sequence ATGACCGACCCCGTGCGCACCATCGCCGATCGGGTGCGCAGCCGGGTGCTCCGCGACGGGGTCGACCTCGCCGATGACGACCGCATCGCCGCGCGATACGCACGCGAAGAGGTCCGGCGTTACAGCGAGAAGGCGCTCGCCGGCGCGCACCGCGGGCTCGACGACGAATCCGGCGCCGAACGCGAGGTGGTCGCCGCACTCACCGGGTACGGGCCGCTCCAGCCGTTCTTCGACGACCCGAGCGTCGAAGAGATCTGGATCAACGGCCCGACCCGCGTGTTCGTCGCGCGCGACGGGGTCGCCGAGCTCACCACGGTGGTGCTCGGCGACCGTGAGGTGCGCGAGCTCGTCGAGCGGATGCTGCAGCACTCGGGCCGGCGCGTGGATCTGAGTTCGCCGTTCGTCGACGCCTCGTTGCCCGACGGGTCGCGGCTGCACGTGGTCATCCCCGACGTGACGCGCCGGCACTGGGCCGTGAACATCCGCAAGTTCCAGCGCGGGTTGCGCTCGCTCGGTCAACTCGTCGAACTCGGCTCGCTCACGCCGCAGGCCGCCGAGTTCCTGCGCATGAGCGTGCTCGCGGGGGCCAACGTGCTCGTCTCGGGCGCCACGCACACCGGCAAGACCACGATGCTGAACGCGATGCTCGCCGCGATCCGCCCCGGCGAACGGGTCGTCACCGTCGAGGAGACCTTCGAGCTCGACCTCGACGTGCGCGACGTCGTCGCGATGCAGTGCAGGCAGCCGAGCCTCGAGGGAACGGGCGAGATCACCCTGCGACGGCTCGTGAAGGAGGCGCTGCGGATGCGCCCCGACCGGCTCGTCGTCGGCGAGGTGCGCGAGGCCGAAAGCCTCGACCTGCTCATCGCGCTGAACTCGGGCGTGCCGGGCATGTGCACGATCCACGCGAACTCGGCCGCCGACGCGCTCACGAAACTGTGCACCCTGCCGCTCCTGGCGGGCCGCAACATCGACAGCGCGTTCGTCGTGCCGACCGTCGCCGGGGCGATCGATCTCGTCGTGCACCTCGCGATCGACCGGCACGGCCGACGACGCGTCGAGCAGATCTCCACGCCGACCGGCCGTGTCGTCGACGGGCTCGTCGAAACGGCGCTGCTGTTCGCACTGCGCGACGGGCGGCTCGCCGCGACCGGGGCGCGGCCCACCCGTCTCGCGAAGTACCGCCAGGCGGGGCTCGACCCCGACGCCGTCCTCGGAGCGGTCGCATGA
- the phoA gene encoding alkaline phosphatase has translation MPTLTSPRAGRAAAVAAAALVAASAVLVPQTAFASVDEPGGAQRHPGDATDDLRASIVDGPARNVILLIGDGMGDSEITVARNYAYGAAGQLPGIDALPLTGQYTTYSLFKDGANAGKPDYVPDSAATGTAWSTGVKTYDNAVGVDIHGTPHDTLIELAKANGLRTGNVTTSEIQDATPAVQVAHVAARSCYGPDSASCGTDALEQGGLGSISEQLLDTRPDVTLGGGSASFTQTAKAGQWQGETLFDQAVDRGYQVVGDADGLDAVTAADQNAPLLGLFTPGNFPTRYAETVATAGGADGEAVTCEPNADRLDTRLSLASLTEKAIGLLDDPSSDRGFFLQVEGASIDKRDHSADACGQIGETVDLDEAVQVALEFARTDGETLVIVTADHAHTSQIVDSTPPGLSIRLRTVDGTDMLVSYGTSPAGGSQQHTGAQLRVAGYGPGAANLVGLTDQTDTHYTIAEALGLSRDRAALSAGATVTLPKSSFEPGEEFEVTLGGFAGDRQVGAVLASDPVDLGRTDVLSGTATITATAPTEEGAHTLTVTGAQSGVEVVVPFDVAAGGEPGGPVTGGPGAGAGAGGGPGGGSSAAGWVDGLASTGAAVAPWLAAALLLAGAGTVLVLRRRRRAASARIPAGMVSGH, from the coding sequence ATGCCAACCCTCACCTCGCCCAGGGCCGGCCGCGCGGCGGCCGTGGCCGCGGCGGCGCTCGTCGCGGCATCCGCCGTGCTCGTGCCGCAGACCGCGTTCGCCTCCGTCGACGAGCCCGGCGGCGCACAGCGCCACCCGGGCGACGCGACCGACGACCTGCGCGCCTCGATCGTCGACGGCCCGGCTCGAAACGTCATCCTGCTCATCGGCGACGGCATGGGCGACAGCGAGATCACCGTCGCCCGCAACTACGCGTACGGTGCGGCCGGGCAGCTGCCCGGCATCGACGCCCTGCCGCTCACCGGGCAGTACACCACGTACTCGCTCTTCAAGGACGGCGCGAACGCCGGCAAGCCCGACTACGTGCCCGACTCGGCCGCCACCGGCACCGCCTGGTCGACCGGCGTGAAGACCTACGACAACGCGGTCGGCGTCGACATCCACGGCACGCCGCACGACACCCTCATCGAGCTCGCCAAGGCGAACGGGCTGCGCACCGGCAACGTGACGACCTCCGAGATCCAGGATGCGACGCCCGCCGTGCAGGTCGCGCACGTGGCCGCACGCAGCTGCTACGGGCCCGACTCCGCATCGTGCGGCACCGACGCGCTCGAGCAGGGCGGGCTCGGCTCGATCTCGGAGCAGCTGCTCGACACCCGGCCGGATGTCACGCTCGGCGGCGGGTCCGCGAGCTTCACGCAGACCGCGAAGGCGGGGCAGTGGCAGGGCGAGACCCTGTTCGACCAGGCGGTCGATCGCGGCTACCAAGTGGTCGGCGACGCCGACGGCCTCGACGCGGTGACCGCCGCCGACCAGAACGCGCCGCTGCTCGGCCTGTTCACGCCGGGCAACTTCCCCACGCGCTACGCCGAGACGGTGGCGACCGCGGGCGGCGCCGACGGCGAGGCCGTGACCTGCGAGCCCAACGCCGACCGGCTCGACACCCGGCTCTCGCTCGCGTCGCTCACCGAGAAGGCGATCGGCCTGCTCGACGACCCGTCGAGCGACCGCGGCTTCTTCCTCCAGGTCGAGGGCGCCTCGATCGACAAGCGCGACCACTCGGCCGACGCGTGCGGCCAGATCGGCGAGACCGTCGACCTCGACGAGGCCGTGCAGGTCGCGCTCGAGTTCGCGCGCACCGACGGCGAGACCCTCGTGATCGTCACCGCCGACCACGCGCACACGAGCCAGATCGTCGACTCGACCCCGCCCGGGCTCAGCATCCGCCTGCGCACCGTCGACGGCACCGACATGCTCGTCTCCTACGGCACCTCGCCCGCCGGCGGCTCGCAGCAGCACACCGGCGCGCAGCTTCGCGTGGCCGGCTACGGCCCGGGCGCGGCGAACCTCGTCGGGCTCACCGACCAGACCGACACGCACTACACGATCGCCGAGGCGCTCGGCCTGTCGCGCGACCGAGCGGCCCTCTCGGCCGGGGCGACCGTGACCCTGCCGAAGTCCTCGTTCGAGCCGGGCGAGGAGTTCGAGGTCACGCTCGGCGGCTTCGCCGGCGACCGGCAGGTGGGTGCCGTGCTGGCCAGCGACCCGGTCGACCTCGGCCGCACCGACGTGCTCTCGGGCACCGCGACGATCACCGCGACCGCGCCGACCGAGGAGGGCGCGCACACGCTCACCGTGACCGGCGCCCAGTCGGGCGTCGAGGTCGTGGTGCCGTTCGACGTCGCCGCCGGCGGTGAGCCCGGCGGGCCCGTGACGGGCGGCCCGGGCGCCGGAGCCGGTGCGGGCGGCGGCCCGGGCGGCGGGTCGTCGGCCGCGGGCTGGGTCGACGGACTCGCCTCGACCGGCGCGGCCGTCGCACCGTGGCTCGCCGCCGCGCTGCTGCTCGCGGGTGCGGGCACCGTGCTCGTGCTGCGCCGGCGTCGGCGCGCAGCATCCGCTCGCATCCCCGCGGGGATGGTCTCGGGGCACTGA
- a CDS encoding LLM class flavin-dependent oxidoreductase: MRYGCIFTGDDPVVAVELAELAERSGWDAFFVWEGIWATDPWSVLAAAAVRTRRIRLGTMLTPVPRRRPWELAGQTMTVDRLSGGRVILSAGLGVPQSAEERFWLFDDDPGRRVRAEQLDESLDLLGRMWRSESFAFEGRHYRAKPATSMLPPAAVQQPRITTWVVGVWPRPQSMRRAARADGWIPNYAPPGADVTPEASGYTPEVAAEGIAWIRAERERLGLADQPFDITQEGTTGGADAAADAAVVRPWADAGVTWWLEADWSVPAEGAEAHARARIAAGPPRIE, translated from the coding sequence ATGCGGTACGGATGCATCTTCACCGGCGACGACCCGGTCGTCGCCGTCGAACTCGCCGAACTGGCCGAGCGGAGCGGGTGGGACGCCTTCTTCGTCTGGGAGGGGATCTGGGCGACCGATCCCTGGTCGGTGCTCGCGGCGGCCGCCGTGCGCACCCGGCGCATCCGGCTCGGCACGATGCTGACTCCGGTCCCGCGGCGGCGGCCATGGGAGCTGGCCGGCCAGACCATGACCGTCGACCGGCTGAGCGGCGGGCGGGTCATCCTCTCGGCCGGGCTCGGCGTGCCGCAGTCGGCGGAGGAGCGCTTCTGGCTCTTCGACGACGACCCGGGCCGGCGCGTGCGCGCCGAACAGCTCGACGAATCCCTCGACCTGCTCGGGCGGATGTGGCGCAGCGAGTCGTTCGCGTTCGAGGGCCGGCACTACCGCGCGAAGCCCGCGACCTCGATGCTGCCGCCGGCGGCGGTACAGCAGCCCCGCATCACGACCTGGGTCGTGGGGGTGTGGCCGCGCCCGCAGTCGATGCGGCGGGCGGCGCGCGCCGACGGCTGGATCCCGAACTACGCACCGCCCGGTGCCGACGTGACGCCCGAGGCATCCGGTTACACGCCCGAGGTCGCGGCCGAGGGGATCGCATGGATCCGCGCCGAGCGCGAGCGGCTCGGCCTCGCCGACCAGCCCTTCGACATCACCCAGGAGGGCACCACGGGCGGGGCGGATGCCGCGGCCGACGCCGCGGTCGTGCGCCCCTGGGCGGATGCGGGCGTGACCTGGTGGCTCGAGGCCGACTGGTCGGTGCCGGCCGAGGGTGCCGAGGCGCACGCGCGGGCTCGCATCGCAGCCGGGCCGCCCCGGATCGAGTGA
- a CDS encoding heme oxygenase (biliverdin-producing), producing MTIAPPTPYPDTATEPLDVAALVRAASADDHRAAETRGFVTALMGGELSLADYTRYLAQFAWVYEALEARGARDGDPSVFDPMLARMAAIESDLAALGASDWRESHPPLAATAAYAAHLREVGDDDVRYLAHHYTRYLGDLSGGQAIAALVARHYGATPEQLSFYRFDLGEDGPVRYKRRYREAMNALALEPEQVDRLVDEVRASFRFNSAIFEELAA from the coding sequence ATGACGATCGCACCGCCCACCCCGTACCCCGACACCGCGACCGAGCCGCTCGACGTCGCCGCGCTGGTGCGCGCCGCCTCGGCCGACGACCACCGCGCCGCCGAGACCCGTGGGTTCGTCACCGCGCTCATGGGCGGCGAGCTCTCGCTCGCCGACTACACGCGGTACCTGGCGCAGTTCGCGTGGGTGTACGAAGCGCTCGAGGCGCGGGGCGCGCGCGACGGCGACCCCTCGGTCTTCGACCCGATGCTCGCGCGGATGGCGGCGATCGAATCCGACCTGGCGGCGCTCGGGGCATCCGACTGGCGGGAGAGCCACCCCCCGCTCGCCGCGACCGCCGCGTACGCCGCGCACCTGCGCGAGGTCGGCGACGACGACGTGCGCTACCTCGCCCACCACTACACCCGGTACCTCGGCGACCTGTCGGGCGGGCAGGCGATCGCGGCGCTGGTCGCCCGGCACTACGGCGCGACCCCCGAGCAGCTCTCCTTCTACCGGTTCGACCTCGGCGAGGACGGGCCCGTGCGCTACAAGCGCCGATACCGCGAGGCGATGAACGCGCTCGCCCTCGAGCCCGAGCAGGTCGACCGGCTCGTCGACGAGGTGCGCGCGTCGTTCCGTTTCAACAGCGCGATCTTCGAGGAGCTCGCGGCCTGA
- a CDS encoding DedA family protein: MIHTALIPWLDPEVIIGAAGPWALLVVCFIVFAETGLLIGFLLPGDTLLVISGLLSHPVPGSEHGVFGISVWWVALLIGLAAFLGGEVGYFIGHKGGPAVFERKESGVFSVKNVERTNAFFERFGGLTIILARFVPIVRTFAPVAAGVGHMHKGKYTVYNLIGAVLWGFGLTMFGYLIGFIPPIAWFVQEYIDLILLAAVGGTALITLWHYFRERSKAKKAAAAGEDVVTDADEAKELVLDPDVFDRGPQHDDDEPK; this comes from the coding sequence GTGATCCACACCGCCCTCATTCCGTGGCTCGACCCCGAGGTGATCATCGGCGCGGCCGGTCCGTGGGCGCTGCTCGTCGTGTGCTTCATCGTCTTCGCCGAGACCGGGCTGCTGATCGGCTTCCTGCTTCCGGGCGACACGCTGCTCGTCATCTCGGGCCTGCTCTCGCACCCGGTGCCCGGCTCCGAGCACGGCGTGTTCGGCATCTCGGTGTGGTGGGTCGCGCTGCTCATCGGCCTCGCCGCGTTCCTCGGCGGCGAGGTCGGGTACTTCATCGGGCACAAGGGCGGCCCCGCCGTGTTCGAGCGCAAGGAATCGGGCGTGTTCAGCGTGAAGAACGTCGAACGCACGAACGCCTTCTTCGAGCGGTTCGGCGGGCTGACGATCATCCTCGCCCGGTTCGTGCCGATCGTACGCACCTTCGCGCCCGTCGCGGCCGGCGTCGGCCACATGCACAAGGGCAAGTACACGGTCTACAACCTCATCGGCGCGGTGCTCTGGGGCTTCGGGCTGACGATGTTCGGCTACCTGATCGGCTTCATCCCGCCCATCGCGTGGTTCGTCCAGGAGTACATCGACCTCATCCTGCTGGCCGCGGTCGGCGGCACCGCCCTCATCACCCTGTGGCACTACTTCCGCGAGCGCTCGAAGGCGAAGAAGGCGGCTGCGGCCGGCGAGGACGTGGTCACCGACGCCGACGAGGCGAAAGAGCTCGTGCTCGACCCCGACGTGTTCGACCGCGGCCCGCAGCACGACGACGACGAGCCGAAGTAG
- a CDS encoding cation diffusion facilitator family transporter has product MSHSHDHVHAAAGGRARIVIAIAIIGAFLVVQVVGALVSGSLALLADAGHMAGDLVGLLVALGAAMIAARPANDRQTYGFQRFEVLGALVNGVLLVVVAVTVAIGAIDRLLAGASGEAHEVQGGPMLVVAIAGLAANLAAMLVLRAGAKGSINVRGAYLEVLGDAIGSILVIAAAGVILMTGWDAADVIASLAIAALILPRALLLLRDVLRVLSQAAPADVRVGDIREHLLRTPGVLDVHDVHVWAITTGAHVFSAHVVAEPDALTGERQQCLLDDLGECLADHFDVAHSTFQLESAEHAAHEHPSHA; this is encoded by the coding sequence ATGAGCCACTCCCACGACCACGTGCACGCCGCCGCAGGCGGTCGCGCCCGCATCGTGATCGCCATCGCGATCATCGGCGCGTTCCTCGTGGTGCAGGTGGTCGGGGCGCTGGTCAGCGGTTCGCTCGCCCTGCTCGCCGACGCCGGCCACATGGCCGGCGACCTCGTCGGCCTGCTCGTCGCGCTCGGTGCGGCGATGATCGCGGCCCGCCCCGCGAACGATCGGCAGACGTACGGGTTCCAGCGATTCGAGGTGCTCGGGGCGCTCGTGAACGGCGTTCTCCTCGTGGTCGTCGCGGTCACGGTCGCCATCGGCGCGATCGATCGCCTGCTCGCGGGCGCCTCGGGCGAAGCCCACGAGGTGCAGGGCGGGCCGATGCTGGTCGTCGCGATCGCGGGGCTCGCCGCGAACCTCGCCGCCATGCTCGTGCTGCGCGCCGGCGCCAAGGGCTCGATCAACGTGCGCGGCGCCTACCTCGAAGTGCTCGGGGATGCGATCGGCTCCATCCTCGTCATCGCGGCGGCCGGAGTCATCCTGATGACCGGATGGGACGCGGCCGATGTGATCGCCTCGCTGGCGATCGCCGCGCTCATCCTGCCGCGCGCGCTGCTGCTGCTGCGCGATGTGCTGCGGGTGCTCAGCCAGGCGGCGCCCGCCGACGTGCGGGTCGGCGACATCCGCGAGCACCTGCTGCGCACCCCCGGCGTGCTCGATGTGCACGACGTGCACGTCTGGGCGATCACGACCGGTGCGCACGTGTTCAGCGCGCACGTCGTCGCCGAGCCCGATGCCCTCACGGGCGAGCGGCAGCAGTGCCTGCTCGACGATCTCGGGGAGTGCCTGGCCGACCACTTCGACGTCGCGCACTCGACGTTCCAGCTCGAGTCGGCCGAGCACGCGGCGCACGAGCATCCCTCGCACGCGTGA
- the rdgB gene encoding RdgB/HAM1 family non-canonical purine NTP pyrophosphatase, which produces MTLEIVLATHNPGKVAEFQKMVAEHLTDVTVLSYDGPVPVEDGTTFDDNALLKARAAAAHTGRIALADDSGICVDIMNGAPGIFSARWAGHRADADANIRLLLEQLADVRRPHRDAHFHCTLALVVPADASGAAAAREVLAHGEWPGQIAYEPRGSYGHGYDPIFEPDGREITAAELQPAVKNAESHRARAFAALLPHLAELAGAVGDGR; this is translated from the coding sequence ATGACGCTCGAGATCGTGCTCGCCACGCACAACCCCGGCAAGGTGGCCGAGTTCCAGAAGATGGTCGCCGAGCATCTGACGGATGTCACGGTGCTCTCGTACGACGGCCCCGTGCCCGTCGAGGACGGCACCACGTTCGACGACAACGCGCTGCTGAAGGCTCGGGCCGCCGCGGCGCACACCGGCCGGATCGCACTGGCGGATGACTCGGGCATCTGCGTCGACATCATGAACGGCGCCCCGGGCATCTTCTCGGCCCGCTGGGCGGGGCACCGGGCCGACGCCGACGCGAACATCCGCCTGCTGCTCGAGCAGCTCGCCGATGTGCGCCGGCCGCACCGCGACGCGCACTTCCACTGCACGCTCGCGCTCGTCGTACCGGCCGATGCGTCCGGTGCGGCCGCTGCGCGCGAGGTGCTCGCGCACGGCGAGTGGCCCGGGCAGATCGCGTACGAACCGCGCGGGTCGTACGGGCACGGCTACGACCCGATCTTCGAGCCAGACGGGCGCGAGATCACCGCGGCCGAGTTGCAGCCCGCCGTGAAGAACGCCGAGAGCCATCGCGCGAGGGCGTTCGCGGCGCTGCTGCCGCACCTGGCCGAACTGGCCGGTGCCGTCGGCGACGGCCGCTGA
- the rph gene encoding ribonuclease PH, whose protein sequence is MTDATVQPGASGASVVRADGRTPADLREVTIERGWSAHAEGSALISFGRTKVLCTASFTNGVPRWLTGKGTGWVTAEYAMLPRSTNTRNDRESVKGRIGGRTHEISRLIGRSLRAVVDTKALGENTIQIDCDVLQADGGTRTAAITGAYVALADAIEWARGKKFIGQRATPLIDTVSAVSVGIIDGTPMLDLAYVEDVRAETDMNVVATGRGLFVEVQGTAEGAPFDRRELDALLDLALGGTADLARIQTEALAAQPGSSAPAAGEGSR, encoded by the coding sequence GTGACCGACGCAACCGTGCAGCCCGGGGCATCCGGGGCATCCGTCGTGCGCGCCGATGGCCGCACCCCCGCCGATCTGCGCGAGGTGACCATCGAACGCGGCTGGAGCGCGCACGCCGAGGGCAGCGCGCTCATCTCGTTCGGCCGCACCAAGGTGCTCTGCACCGCGAGCTTCACGAACGGCGTGCCGCGCTGGCTGACCGGCAAGGGCACCGGCTGGGTCACCGCCGAGTACGCGATGCTGCCGCGCTCGACGAACACCCGCAACGACCGCGAGAGCGTGAAGGGGCGCATCGGCGGGCGCACCCACGAGATCAGCCGGCTCATCGGGCGGTCGCTGCGCGCCGTCGTCGACACGAAGGCGCTCGGCGAGAACACCATCCAGATCGACTGCGATGTGCTGCAGGCCGACGGCGGCACCCGCACGGCGGCGATCACCGGCGCCTACGTCGCCCTGGCCGACGCGATCGAGTGGGCCCGCGGCAAGAAGTTCATCGGGCAGCGGGCGACGCCGCTCATCGACACCGTCTCGGCCGTGTCGGTCGGCATCATCGACGGCACGCCCATGCTCGACCTCGCGTACGTCGAGGACGTGCGCGCCGAGACCGACATGAACGTCGTCGCGACCGGCCGCGGGCTGTTCGTCGAGGTGCAGGGCACCGCCGAGGGCGCCCCGTTCGACCGTCGCGAGCTGGACGCGCTGCTCGACCTCGCGCTCGGCGGCACCGCCGACCTCGCGCGCATCCAGACCGAGGCGCTCGCGGCGCAGCCGGGCTCGTCCGCGCCGGCCGCGGGGGAGGGATCGCGATGA